The genomic stretch AATGAAACAAGTGCTTATGCCACTCACTGTCAAATGGAATACTTGATAGTAAGCTTACCTTGGTGTAATATCTACAACCCTCTGAACCTTGTGTCACAATTAATAGCTTGAGATTAGGGTGAAAAAGCTTCTTTAATACAACATCATCATCGTTAGGATCATCACCCTCGGTCAAAAATGTAATCTCCTCCTCGCTTATCTGCACATACATaagataataacaaaaaaaagaatgaaaaatgtttATGGGGCACTTAGTTTTGTTTCTGTTGTTATTTCAGTTGATAAGTTTTTATCATATGTTACAAAAGTAAGACCCCTTTCCTTGTTTTGTTGAAAGCAAGAAACCCAATAAATAGATGCAAATTGCAAAATGAAAACAGAAATCAAAACAAGAACGAAATTGGTGAAATGCTAAGTGTTATATAACATAATACCTTTATGATATCAGCTTTGTCCCATACACTCATTATGCCTTTCTGAGCAGCCTCAGCTGATGGCCATAGTGCCAATCTCAAATTTGGATCATATGAGAGAATACAACCAGATTCTTTAGCGATTCGCAACGCGGCAAGATGAGCTGACTTGCATGGATCATGAATCAAGCTAATGGAACCATAATGGAATATTTTAGCCTGCCATCAAGATTACTATTAGTATGCTGACTAAAACCAAAATTCTTGGgctaaaattttattaacacAAACATAAATTAAGAAAACACCTTCTGTATGAGATTTTTGTCAATCTCTAACTCGTGAAGAAGCATATCAGCACTAGGGTTCCGGAAAAACAAGAACTCGCGCTCGCCATCGGCTCTAAGCGTGACAAAAGCTAATGCAGTTCTAGCTTCAGAGTCAAACCGCACGCCAGATGTATCAACAAAGTTCTGCTTTAAAATATCACATAACATATACCCGAATTCATCCTTTCCTACCTGAAACACACAGATGGCAAGGAATTAAGCTCTGATTATCTATTCAAGAAAATCAGGCAAACTCTTTCATCACAGAAAAATCTGATAAGTTGAAACAACATAAAGGGTAGTAAATGTCTTGAGTAACAAGAAACCAAATAACCATGTGGATAAACAGACATAGAATTGAGAGATATACCTTGCCTATGAAAGCAGATGAACCACCAAGCCTTGAGATGCCAACTGCTACATTGGCAGGAGCACCACCAGGAGCTTTCTTGAAAGCAGGTGCTTCAGCTAGTGACACTCCACCCACCGTTGGTACAAAGTCTATTAACAGTTCACCCAAGCAAACAACTAGTTCACTTGTTTTCTTGTCATCTTCTTGTTTCAAATCACCAGATTTACCTGCACGGACACAGTATCCAGGGTTTCAGAAATTTTCACTAGCTACAATCTAACTGCTTTACATAGAACACAATATACTGAAACTTTTGAAGGGGATCATGGCCTCTCTCAAGGTctatgactgtgacatgctaaACCTGAATTCAGTTGTGACCTCTCTGTTCCCTTAGAGCCAAAATTCACAAACACCATAATGTAAAATGCGGTACTTTGAGATCAAATACTACAAGGAACACTCTAACAACCAAACACGATCTTCAAGTGCATTACCCTTTCAGATTATGCACTTCacaatataaagataaaatagaatCTATACAAGACATGACAGCTAAGTATAGATAGATAGAATCATGTATTAAGCTCGAGTCGGATACATTGCGTTATAAGAGAAAAGATTCCAACatgcatcatcatcatcatgattaTTGTCCACTCCATGCACTAATGGGAATCGGACCCCAGAAAATTGGTGTCAATGTGCCATCTTTTATTAATGAAAATATGCTCATATGaccacaaaataaataaataaataaataaagcaaTACATTCAGACGTAATCTACAATCTGATTGAATGGAACGATTCCTGTGATAGCAAGAACCTAAAATCCGAAAAATTTCAAAGATGCAATCTTTAGCTCACAAATCAAGTTCCAGCCGAGGAAATGAATAAACCCACGTTAACTAAACAACAGGGGATTAATGTTGAGTACAAGAACAGACCTTAACGAATGAAAATTAAGAAAAGTAGATGAAAAACCTGAGGGGGTAAACTGGGCCATGGAGTTGAGATTGAAAGCGAGAAACAGAGTAATGGGAAAATGGAGAAGAGGAGGAAAAAGGGTATGTGGTTTGTTACGTAGTGAATAGTTTATAGTTACAgtgagagagaaagaagaagagggaTGCGAGTAGGAGAGAAATCAGTTGGCTTTAAAGAGGATTAAAGAATCATAGATTGTGTTGTTGAACTGAAAGTGAAAAGTGAAAACAGAGGAAGGGCAAAATGGATTTTCATTCATCAGCTACGTACTatatttctaaaataaaatttttaatcatattattattattattattattattattattattattattattattattattattattattattattaaggtttattaatttttttatgttttaaaatattaaaataataaattaaaaaatatatataaaggaaACCCTCCAACAAGAAAGAATAGAGGGATATAATTAGGATGTAAGTGAATTCAAGTAACTCGATTATCGATTATTAAGTTCAATCTAacttaattagaatttttttatttaaattaaaacatataatatttactgatttaaataaatgtatatgtatttaataaaatatatttagagTTATATTTCGAATACAGTGAGAAAAATCGAAAATCAAACGTATCTCGAATGCAGTAATCCCATTATGTGTAATAGGATTCGCTGGTCATATTTCGGGTGTATTCGATATATGAACAAGAAAACATCTTAGATACACTGCATTCGAGATATGTTCATATTCTGACATGGGGCACTGCGTCCGAGATACGTGTAAGGAAGTAAAACAAGAGCACTGCATCCGATATATAGTCAAGATTATAATTAGGGTCTCAGCACCCAAGATATGTTgtacaataaatttatttatagaGACCATCTGTAACAACCCTAATTTTCGAGTACGTGAGATCTTTTCTAAAGAtacggagaactccggaggatcggtaaaaggagaacctttgaTATATTATCgagtatctcaatcctcattgtcattatgtcctccttaagctagaaccttttccgagtcaagctcgataacgcagtcacgaagaacatagtttttgaaccgtattggttaggagttttgatccggtttttcgtaaatagtctcagtttaACGAACCGGACTcaattcatgagagaagagagataatagggtaatatcatcattatatgagtattagaagcttcttgaatgatattataaggttacctggtcagttttagttaaaaacagaaaatcggtttaaccgggttcacagtttactggtgcagcttagcaccagcactctctgatgactttagcaatgctaaggcctcatcatacatgttctattctcataataaatatgttactagtgtcatttatgctagtagctcagaaaataatttttagagatgtttttacaagtgttccgatacatctagttttagtagttatacacctgagatattttaatattattttaatccacctccaagccaaccaatcacaactcaccctacacccccaaaacccccaaggctgcctcatttgctcattgtggctgaaaatcaccaagagaaaaaggagagaaagttcttggttcataaatcttcaaagcttgatttcttctgaactaaaactcaaatcaaaactccgatttcaccaaaatgatcctctcttctttctctacataaccatgtgacttatcaaggctggaaataaggtgagatggctgtctccctccctcttcaattcggttttcaaggaaaaccatgtaaacatgtgttttcttgatgtttttccttaggaatcatgcttaacttgacttgagggccaagaaacgtgaatttccagcaagtctaaggtgagatatctcttcctaacatactgagtgagatttggtcagttgagagtttttggatttaaagttgttcttgatgtgatttaggaggaaaaagtgcttaaggaccacctgaaagtttaaccgaattaggagcagcaaaaccaggtaaggtttgacgaatttaatcctgattgattgtgtttgagttgtgtgattatgatatggtttggctgtgcttgaaattgattgtttgtatgagtaattcttgttgaaattttggtgaaaaattgatgaaatttgatgaaattcaagctatgaatgtgtgttcttatggctgctggaaaacgaaaccctagagcttaaattggggttcaatttgtgttgaaatcatgtagaaaagatggggttttagtggctgcaattttattttgaattatggtaaaaatcggttgctgaaaagactgaaaaacgggtaaaaacagagaaagaatttgaagaatatatgaagaacatgaagaacactttgagtgtggtgaagaacattgaagaacaccttttagatcttagaaagggcaaggaagtaattattttggtgtttaaggggttatttggtaatttctgaaagttagggtggttaaagtagaaatattaaaagttaccggggtaaaaagtgaattttaaaggttaaaggttaaagtaaagttaattttcgaaaaaaaataataaaataataaataataataaaatattaaataataatatttaattaaaaataatattttaataaaaataataaaataatacagaaaaggcagttttctgtaaaagctttagaaagacaactttaagtgtagaatctcataattaccttcataaaacacttagggagtggtaataacatgttagtgaggcaaagataaaagaaagataaaaagttgaagaaaagataaaagtcgaagaaaaagtctgtaatgttttaatggcagaaaaacagacagagattagtgaacgaactagggcatcatagttagtccttgagttgcgactagggttaagtattatatgaaaagttaaactatttcagtatagacttaatgaacctatacttgggacaggctaactatttataccgaaatttacataagctttaaatacatacgttaagcagagaaaagagtaactagagcagagtaaaaagatacagagaacagagtaaagagataatgagaaaagagtaatataacaaaaagaatagaggagaagagtATAAGAATAAAGAGTTAAGCCTTGTGGCACGATGTTCTGTTGTATGTTCATCTGCTGCTTTTCCATTGGCCCTAGAGGTCCTGTAGGCCCAAGTTCACCTACAGTGAgttgttattcctgtaggccgaagttcacctacagtGAATATCAATTGTGCATCTCAGGGTGTTGCTCctgtagg from Arachis stenosperma cultivar V10309 chromosome 9, arast.V10309.gnm1.PFL2, whole genome shotgun sequence encodes the following:
- the LOC130947911 gene encoding probable fructokinase-7 isoform X1: MVFVNFGSKGTERSQLNSGKSGDLKQEDDKKTSELVVCLGELLIDFVPTVGGVSLAEAPAFKKAPGGAPANVAVGISRLGGSSAFIGKVGKDEFGYMLCDILKQNFVDTSGVRFDSEARTALAFVTLRADGEREFLFFRNPSADMLLHELEIDKNLIQKAKIFHYGSISLIHDPCKSAHLAALRIAKESGCILSYDPNLRLALWPSAEAAQKGIMSVWDKADIIKISEEEITFLTEGDDPNDDDVVLKKLFHPNLKLLIVTQGSEGCRYYTKKFKGQVAGVKVNPIDTTGAGDAFVSGILYNIASDQSILQEEEQLRKALRFANICGAITVTKRGAIPALPNKEAVAQFMLEATTINT
- the LOC130947911 gene encoding probable fructokinase-7 isoform X2, whose amino-acid sequence is MAQFTPSGKSGDLKQEDDKKTSELVVCLGELLIDFVPTVGGVSLAEAPAFKKAPGGAPANVAVGISRLGGSSAFIGKVGKDEFGYMLCDILKQNFVDTSGVRFDSEARTALAFVTLRADGEREFLFFRNPSADMLLHELEIDKNLIQKAKIFHYGSISLIHDPCKSAHLAALRIAKESGCILSYDPNLRLALWPSAEAAQKGIMSVWDKADIIKISEEEITFLTEGDDPNDDDVVLKKLFHPNLKLLIVTQGSEGCRYYTKKFKGQVAGVKVNPIDTTGAGDAFVSGILYNIASDQSILQEEEQLRKALRFANICGAITVTKRGAIPALPNKEAVAQFMLEATTINT